The following are from one region of the Nostoc cf. commune SO-36 genome:
- a CDS encoding TerC family protein, whose translation MLDRIFDYLDFHFSLEALIVLLILVLLEALLSADNAIALAAIARGLKDEELERRALNFGLVVAYVLRISLILTATWVQQFWQFELLGAAYLLWLVFQHFTSEESKDDHHHGPRFNSLLQAIPVIAFTDLAFSLDSVTTAIAVSQEKWLVLTGATIGIITLRFMAGLFIRWLDEYENLEDAGYVTVALVGLRLLLKVVNDSFVPPEWIMIAAIFLILGWGFSKRVGTELPQVEPEKSELSK comes from the coding sequence ATGCTAGACCGAATTTTTGATTACCTCGACTTTCATTTCAGCCTTGAAGCCCTTATAGTTTTGCTGATCCTGGTGCTTTTAGAGGCGCTGTTATCTGCCGACAATGCGATCGCTCTCGCTGCGATCGCGCGTGGGCTGAAAGACGAAGAACTTGAGCGTAGAGCTTTGAACTTTGGTTTAGTTGTTGCCTATGTGCTGCGAATCAGCCTGATTCTGACTGCCACTTGGGTGCAACAATTCTGGCAATTTGAATTATTGGGCGCTGCTTATCTGCTGTGGTTGGTATTTCAACACTTTACCTCGGAAGAATCTAAGGACGATCACCATCACGGGCCGCGTTTTAATTCATTGTTGCAAGCGATACCTGTGATTGCATTTACAGATTTGGCATTTTCTTTGGATAGTGTGACAACTGCGATCGCAGTTTCTCAAGAAAAATGGCTAGTGCTGACGGGTGCAACAATTGGTATTATTACGCTGCGATTCATGGCAGGATTGTTCATCCGTTGGTTAGACGAATATGAAAACCTAGAAGACGCAGGCTATGTAACTGTGGCCTTGGTGGGTTTACGCTTGTTGTTAAAAGTGGTAAACGATAGTTTTGTTCCACCAGAATGGATCATGATTGCTGCCATCTTCCTAATTTTAGGCTGGGGATTTTCCAAGCGTGTTGGTACTGAATTACCCCAAGTAGAACCAGAAAAGAGCGAACTTTCTAAGTAA
- a CDS encoding WD40 repeat domain-containing protein codes for MVSNSIVNKITLVLAITSTATLAGFSSYRLLLPFQMATPGAMPLPMIQPYQTLKGHSVWIYAIAISPDGNTLASGSYDGTIKIWNLHTGKLLYTFKGHADAVVSLAISSDRRVLASGSWDNRIKLWNLETGTLIRTLEGHKDDVEAIAISPNGKSLASSSADNTIKLWNLDTGKELFTLQNVGWVKSVAFSPDSQKLASGGRDNSIRIWQLNTGSPSLIQTLTGHSQGVSSVAFSPDGQTLASGSMDKTIKLWQLGNGKLLHTLAGHSQSVWSVAFSPNGQTLASGSYDRTIKLWDLPNGKLFANFAGHSKSVWSVAFSPNGKTLVSGSSDETIKLWSVPSDITKVSRLDFRKNSST; via the coding sequence GTGGTGTCAAATTCAATTGTTAATAAAATTACATTAGTGCTGGCAATTACGTCTACAGCAACCTTGGCTGGGTTTAGCTCTTATCGTTTACTATTACCATTCCAGATGGCCACGCCTGGGGCTATGCCCTTGCCAATGATTCAACCTTATCAAACCCTCAAAGGACATTCAGTCTGGATTTATGCGATCGCTATCAGTCCAGATGGTAATACTTTGGCTAGTGGTAGCTATGATGGCACGATCAAGATTTGGAATCTACACACTGGTAAGTTACTCTACACTTTTAAAGGTCATGCTGATGCAGTTGTATCCTTGGCAATTAGCAGCGATCGCCGTGTACTCGCTAGTGGCAGTTGGGATAATCGAATTAAACTGTGGAATCTGGAAACAGGAACTCTCATCCGTACCCTTGAAGGGCATAAAGACGATGTAGAAGCGATCGCTATAAGTCCCAACGGAAAATCACTTGCTAGTAGCAGTGCTGACAATACCATTAAGCTCTGGAATTTAGACACAGGCAAAGAACTCTTTACACTCCAAAATGTGGGCTGGGTAAAGTCTGTTGCTTTTAGCCCCGATAGCCAGAAGTTAGCCAGTGGTGGCAGAGATAACTCCATTAGAATTTGGCAGCTAAACACTGGCAGTCCGTCACTAATACAGACTCTTACAGGGCATTCCCAAGGAGTATCTTCTGTTGCCTTCAGTCCTGACGGGCAAACCCTCGCCAGTGGGAGTATGGATAAAACCATCAAACTGTGGCAACTGGGTAATGGCAAATTGTTGCACACTCTAGCAGGTCATTCTCAATCTGTATGGTCTGTTGCCTTTAGCCCTAATGGACAAACCTTAGCCAGTGGTAGTTATGACAGAACAATCAAGCTCTGGGATTTACCTAATGGCAAACTCTTTGCCAACTTTGCAGGACATAGCAAATCTGTATGGTCTGTGGCCTTCAGTCCTAACGGGAAAACCCTAGTGAGTGGCAGTAGTGACGAAACCATCAAACTTTGGTCTGTACCTAGCGATATCACTAAAGTTTCCAGGCTGGACTTCAGGAAAAACTCGTCTACGTAA
- a CDS encoding vanadium-dependent haloperoxidase codes for MNKERPSRQECQELGPENNKQRRKSSRSIRREAAQIAFNRGAVDHVCNGEQQDYGGADGNPNYIANFSKGLPHNELGEVKPEAYKFLLKALESGKPEDFEAIKLGLGHKLTNPQAGLGFDLEGPDGHALAIPPAPRIDSAENSGEMVELYWMALLRDINFSDYTNNPLVAEAAADLSKLSDFRGPKVGGCVTPATIFRGIHAGDLVGPYISQFLLKDIPYGSLTISQKQKTVQSNINYLTDYESWLNIQNGGNAKTDAFDSTPRHIRNVRDIGQYVHVDALYEAYLNACLILLGLEAPVDEGNPYKNSKTQIGFGTFGGPHILSLVTEVATRALKAVWFQKWYVHRRIRPEAFGGLIHNQLTGRAKYPINEEVFRTSALEKVHSRYGTYLLPIAFPEGSPTHPAYGAGHATVAGACVTILKAWFDESWVIPEPVVANAEGTELVKYNGADVGQITVGGELNKVAANISIARNGAGVHWRSDYTESVKLGEQIAIGLLQEQSLTYNEDFFFNLTKFDGQKIKISRDEVKHLMEEKDD; via the coding sequence ATGAATAAAGAGCGTCCTTCTCGCCAAGAATGCCAAGAACTTGGTCCTGAAAACAACAAACAACGTCGGAAATCATCTCGATCAATTCGTCGTGAAGCAGCACAAATTGCCTTTAACCGGGGTGCAGTCGATCATGTTTGCAATGGTGAACAACAAGACTATGGCGGTGCAGATGGAAATCCTAATTACATTGCCAATTTCTCTAAAGGTTTGCCTCATAATGAACTTGGAGAAGTTAAGCCAGAAGCTTACAAATTTCTACTCAAAGCCCTTGAAAGCGGCAAACCCGAAGACTTTGAAGCTATTAAGCTAGGTCTTGGCCACAAATTGACCAATCCTCAAGCAGGTTTGGGTTTTGATTTAGAAGGCCCCGACGGACATGCATTGGCTATTCCTCCAGCACCTCGTATCGACTCAGCCGAAAACTCCGGGGAAATGGTGGAACTTTACTGGATGGCACTGTTGCGAGATATCAACTTCAGTGATTACACAAATAATCCTTTGGTAGCAGAAGCCGCAGCAGATTTGTCCAAATTGTCTGACTTTCGCGGGCCAAAAGTTGGTGGATGCGTCACACCAGCTACCATTTTCCGAGGTATTCATGCTGGTGATTTAGTAGGCCCTTATATCTCCCAGTTCTTGCTCAAGGATATTCCCTACGGTTCCCTAACGATTTCTCAAAAACAAAAAACTGTACAGTCAAATATCAATTATTTGACTGATTACGAAAGTTGGTTGAATATCCAAAATGGTGGCAACGCCAAAACAGATGCCTTTGATAGCACACCCCGCCATATCCGTAATGTGCGAGATATCGGTCAATATGTCCACGTTGATGCTCTCTATGAAGCTTACCTCAACGCCTGTTTGATTTTGTTGGGACTGGAAGCTCCTGTAGATGAAGGAAACCCTTACAAAAATTCTAAAACTCAAATCGGGTTTGGGACTTTTGGTGGGCCCCATATTCTTAGTTTGGTGACTGAGGTAGCAACCAGAGCGCTGAAAGCTGTATGGTTCCAAAAGTGGTATGTACATCGCCGCATACGTCCTGAAGCATTTGGTGGACTAATTCACAATCAACTGACTGGCCGTGCAAAATATCCAATTAATGAAGAAGTTTTTCGCACCAGCGCCCTTGAAAAAGTTCACAGCCGCTACGGTACTTATTTGTTACCAATAGCGTTCCCAGAAGGTTCTCCCACTCACCCCGCCTACGGTGCTGGACACGCTACTGTTGCAGGTGCTTGCGTTACTATTCTGAAAGCTTGGTTTGATGAGTCTTGGGTGATTCCTGAACCAGTAGTTGCTAATGCTGAAGGTACGGAACTAGTTAAATATAATGGCGCTGATGTCGGACAGATAACGGTTGGTGGAGAGTTGAATAAGGTTGCTGCCAATATTTCCATCGCTCGTAATGGTGCTGGTGTTCACTGGCGCAGTGATTACACGGAGTCTGTGAAACTGGGTGAGCAGATAGCAATTGGCCTGCTGCAAGAGCAGTCACTTACTTATAACGAAGACTTTTTCTTTAATCTGACTAAGTTTGATGGTCAGAAAATCAAAATTTCTCGTGATGAAGTGAAACACCTTATGGAAGAAAAGGACGATTAG
- a CDS encoding DUF1634 domain-containing protein: MYKFNSSFRWALLAQPDTEVATLTLPPKDPDSNIEQLKQPTSTVAQLPDNCEIDVNKNVTKTSNEQQLEYLLSNLMKYGVLIASAVVLLGGILYLIHHGTEPAEYHFFRAEPLEFRSPVGVVKAVLSGSNRGIIQLGLLLLIATPIVRVFISLLAFLLQREFIYVIVTLLVMASLIYSLVGAYY, from the coding sequence ATGTATAAATTTAATAGTAGCTTTCGCTGGGCATTACTGGCACAACCAGATACTGAAGTGGCTACACTAACTTTACCACCGAAAGATCCAGACTCTAATATCGAACAATTAAAACAGCCCACTAGCACAGTCGCACAATTGCCCGATAACTGTGAGATTGATGTTAACAAAAATGTCACCAAAACATCAAATGAACAGCAATTGGAATATTTGCTCAGTAACCTCATGAAATATGGCGTTCTGATAGCTAGTGCTGTCGTTTTGCTAGGGGGTATACTCTACTTAATTCATCACGGTACTGAACCTGCGGAATATCACTTTTTTCGGGCAGAACCATTAGAATTTCGCTCACCAGTTGGTGTCGTGAAAGCAGTTTTATCAGGTAGCAATCGCGGCATTATTCAACTTGGACTGTTATTATTAATTGCTACTCCCATTGTTCGCGTTTTTATTTCCCTATTGGCTTTCCTGCTACAGCGAGAATTTATCTATGTAATTGTTACTTTATTAGTAATGGCAAGTCTGATTTACAGCCTTGTCGGAGCATATTATTAG
- a CDS encoding sulfite exporter TauE/SafE family protein yields the protein MTILEFSLLIWIGSFSAGLLGALTGLGGGVVIVPLLTSIFGVDIRYAVGASLVSVIATSLGAASTYIKKGYTNLRLGMFLEVATTIGAIAGAMIATFISVKALTIVLAIVLIYSAYLSQRPRIEHLENEAANPIANYLKLNSSYPTPEGVMSYQVHSVPMGFGVMLIAGVLSGLLGIGSGGFKVLAMDQAMRLPFKVATTTSNFMIGVTAAASAGVYLARGYIDPGLSMPVMLGVLPGAFLGARILIGAKTQVLRILFSFVLVVMALKMVYNSLIGGL from the coding sequence TTGACTATTTTAGAATTTTCATTATTAATTTGGATTGGTTCATTTAGCGCTGGCTTGTTAGGGGCGCTGACTGGGCTAGGAGGCGGGGTAGTAATTGTGCCCTTATTAACTTCAATATTTGGCGTTGATATTCGATACGCCGTTGGTGCTTCACTAGTATCTGTAATTGCTACCTCTTTGGGTGCAGCATCTACCTATATAAAAAAAGGCTATACCAATTTGCGATTGGGAATGTTTTTAGAAGTAGCGACAACTATTGGTGCGATCGCAGGAGCAATGATTGCTACTTTTATCTCTGTGAAAGCTCTAACTATCGTACTAGCGATCGTCCTGATTTATTCAGCATACCTTTCACAACGACCTAGAATAGAACATCTTGAAAATGAAGCAGCAAATCCCATCGCAAATTATCTCAAACTGAATAGCAGTTATCCAACTCCAGAGGGGGTGATGTCTTATCAAGTTCATTCAGTACCAATGGGATTTGGTGTGATGTTAATAGCTGGGGTGCTTTCTGGATTACTTGGCATCGGTTCCGGGGGATTTAAGGTATTGGCAATGGATCAAGCCATGCGTCTACCCTTCAAAGTTGCTACCACCACTAGCAATTTCATGATCGGCGTGACAGCAGCAGCATCAGCCGGAGTTTATCTAGCACGAGGCTACATCGATCCAGGACTATCCATGCCAGTAATGCTGGGGGTATTACCTGGTGCTTTCTTGGGCGCACGAATCCTGATAGGCGCTAAAACGCAGGTTTTGAGAATTCTCTTCAGTTTTGTGCTGGTGGTAATGGCTTTGAAAATGGTCTACAACAGTTTAATCGGGGGGCTGTAA
- a CDS encoding phosphatase PAP2 family protein, translating to MEEVKTVNKESQSPLSFLKNLLIARWRSLLFLLIGVYLPLQVFEILTVKLWENQAGLPWDVPILLAIHSTANPQLDVLAVTLAIVGLPWTAIPILGAIALILLLQKRWRSLAYLLTASVGSVIINRTAKELMHRVRPQLWQSIVPEYSFAFPSGHAMTSITLVAILLFLTWASSWRWLVLMFGSLYIIAIAWCRLYLGVHFPSDILAGWMVALGWTVGVSLIIKPYITQVKTVDDERPEDETTLLPEERKLIAEE from the coding sequence ATGGAAGAAGTAAAAACAGTCAATAAAGAAAGTCAGTCACCGCTTTCTTTTCTCAAAAACCTGTTGATTGCTCGTTGGCGATCGCTATTATTCCTCTTAATAGGAGTATATTTACCTTTACAGGTCTTTGAAATCCTGACAGTGAAGTTATGGGAAAATCAAGCTGGCTTACCGTGGGATGTACCTATTCTGTTAGCAATCCATTCTACAGCCAACCCACAATTAGATGTTTTAGCTGTCACCCTAGCTATAGTTGGGTTGCCTTGGACAGCGATACCGATTCTAGGTGCGATCGCACTAATATTATTACTACAAAAACGCTGGCGATCGCTAGCTTATTTACTCACTGCCTCAGTGGGAAGTGTTATCATCAACCGTACAGCCAAGGAATTAATGCATCGAGTGCGTCCACAATTGTGGCAGTCTATTGTACCTGAGTATAGTTTTGCATTTCCCAGTGGTCATGCTATGACGAGTATAACTCTGGTAGCAATTTTGCTATTCTTAACTTGGGCTAGCTCTTGGCGCTGGTTGGTTCTTATGTTCGGCAGCTTATACATAATAGCTATTGCCTGGTGTCGTCTCTATCTGGGAGTTCATTTTCCCAGTGACATTCTCGCAGGTTGGATGGTTGCATTAGGTTGGACAGTTGGTGTCAGTCTAATTATCAAACCATACATAACTCAAGTCAAAACCGTAGATGATGAACGCCCTGAAGATGAAACTACTTTACTCCCTGAAGAAAGAAAGTTGATAGCTGAGGAGTAA
- a CDS encoding glutathione peroxidase — protein MFPNRKGQRVPNVTFHTRLNNQWVDVTTDELFANKTVVVFSLPGAYTPTCSSTHLPGYNELAGVFKQNGVDDIICISVNDAFVMNEWAKDQEAENITLIPDGNGEFTEGMGMLVDKSDLGFGKRSWRYSMLVRDGVINQMFIEPDEPGDPFKVSDAETMLRYINPQAVKPELVSLFAKVGCPFCARAKTMLNEHGINYEEITLGKDITTRSLRAVTGATTVPQVFIDGKLIGGSEALEAYFAAK, from the coding sequence ATGTTCCCCAATCGCAAAGGACAAAGAGTTCCTAATGTCACTTTTCATACTCGCCTGAACAACCAGTGGGTGGATGTGACAACCGATGAGCTATTTGCTAATAAGACAGTGGTTGTCTTCTCTTTACCAGGTGCTTATACTCCGACTTGTTCATCAACTCATCTCCCTGGCTACAACGAATTAGCCGGGGTTTTCAAACAAAATGGTGTCGATGACATTATCTGTATTTCTGTGAATGATGCCTTTGTGATGAACGAATGGGCAAAGGATCAAGAGGCAGAAAATATCACGTTAATTCCCGATGGTAATGGTGAATTTACTGAAGGTATGGGTATGCTGGTAGATAAATCAGACTTGGGATTTGGGAAGCGATCGTGGCGTTATTCTATGCTGGTAAGAGATGGCGTGATTAACCAGATGTTTATTGAACCAGACGAGCCAGGAGATCCCTTTAAGGTGTCTGATGCTGAGACAATGCTCAGATATATTAACCCCCAAGCAGTGAAGCCTGAACTTGTTTCTCTGTTTGCAAAAGTTGGTTGTCCCTTCTGTGCCCGTGCTAAGACGATGCTCAACGAACATGGCATTAATTACGAAGAAATTACCTTGGGCAAGGATATTACCACACGCTCTTTACGAGCAGTTACAGGTGCGACAACAGTTCCCCAAGTATTTATCGATGGTAAATTAATTGGTGGTTCTGAGGCATTAGAAGCCTACTTCGCTGCTAAATAG
- a CDS encoding SDR family oxidoreductase, with the protein MNVAIIGCGYVGYKVAQYWQQKMNFVVSVTTTSPERVPALQSVSQRVVVTCGNDLDSLKSVLQNQDVVLLSVGAKDRESYEETYLQTAQSLVSTLQQIKSVKQLIYTGSYAVYGDRNGVWVDEETPLAPANLNAQILRKTEDVLLSASSENLRVCIFRLGGIYGTGRELLKIFSRYSGATNPGNGEDITNWIHLDDIVGAIEFAREHRLQGIYNLVDDAHLTSRDLLDSLFEKHNLPKVKWDTTVKSTRPYNAWVSNEKLKEAGYQLIHPQIIF; encoded by the coding sequence ATGAATGTTGCAATCATTGGTTGTGGTTATGTTGGTTATAAGGTCGCTCAATATTGGCAGCAAAAGATGAATTTTGTTGTCAGTGTAACCACAACTTCCCCTGAGCGTGTTCCTGCACTACAATCAGTATCTCAAAGAGTTGTAGTTACCTGTGGTAATGACCTAGATAGTCTAAAATCAGTTTTGCAAAATCAAGATGTTGTACTTTTGAGTGTTGGTGCAAAAGATAGGGAAAGTTATGAAGAAACTTATCTACAAACTGCCCAAAGTTTAGTTTCAACCTTGCAGCAGATTAAGAGTGTTAAGCAATTAATATACACAGGTAGTTATGCCGTGTATGGTGACAGAAATGGTGTATGGGTAGATGAAGAAACACCGCTTGCACCCGCTAATTTAAATGCACAAATTCTCCGAAAAACAGAGGATGTGTTGCTATCAGCATCTAGCGAAAATCTTCGGGTTTGTATCTTTCGCTTAGGAGGAATTTATGGGACTGGCAGGGAACTGTTGAAAATATTTAGTAGATATTCTGGTGCAACCAATCCGGGTAATGGCGAGGATATCACAAATTGGATTCATCTAGATGATATTGTTGGTGCGATAGAATTTGCCCGTGAACATCGTTTGCAAGGGATTTACAATCTAGTCGATGATGCACATCTCACTAGCCGAGACTTGTTAGATAGCTTATTTGAAAAACATAATTTACCCAAAGTTAAATGGGATACTACTGTCAAGAGTACCCGCCCATATAATGCTTGGGTATCGAATGAAAAGCTCAAAGAAGCTGGATATCAATTGATTCATCCACAGATAATTTTTTAG
- a CDS encoding glutathione peroxidase: protein MSNTISDIAVKTINGEDKQLNDYTGKVLLIVNVASYCGYTSQYEGLEKLNQKYGQTGLRILGFPCNDFGAQEPGSNEEIVQFCTSKYGVTFELFDKIHAKGSQQHPLYERLTKAVEPTGTVAWNFEKFLVNKQGEVVARFNSSVQPTSPEIIAIIEKELAK, encoded by the coding sequence ATGAGTAACACAATTTCGGATATTGCAGTCAAGACAATCAACGGTGAAGATAAGCAATTAAATGACTACACAGGAAAGGTGCTTTTAATTGTAAATGTGGCTTCCTACTGTGGGTATACTTCTCAATACGAGGGGCTAGAAAAATTGAACCAGAAGTATGGACAAACAGGGTTACGTATTTTAGGGTTCCCTTGTAACGATTTTGGAGCGCAGGAACCAGGAAGCAATGAAGAAATTGTGCAATTCTGCACGAGCAAATATGGTGTTACCTTTGAATTATTTGATAAGATTCATGCTAAAGGCTCACAGCAGCATCCACTTTATGAGCGACTTACCAAAGCTGTTGAGCCAACGGGAACTGTTGCTTGGAACTTTGAAAAATTTTTAGTTAATAAGCAAGGTGAAGTGGTAGCTCGATTTAATAGTAGTGTCCAGCCAACTTCACCAGAGATAATTGCCATAATTGAGAAAGAATTAGCAAAATAG